In one window of Gemmatimonadota bacterium DNA:
- a CDS encoding ABC transporter ATP-binding protein: MILSARALAVQYPRAATPAIAGVSLDLAGGELVAIVGPNGSGKTTLLRALLGTLPLAAGAVTLLDRPLAGWTSAELARVVGVVTQREESLFPLTVEETVSLGRYAFLRPLAPLGEADRRIVADAMARADVAQLAARPTDQLSGGEWQRVRMARALAQQPRLLVLDEPTASLDVRHEMEVFELVRRLAGQGIATILVSHHLNLAARYADRVLLLHQGRVVADGPPATVLTGPTVTRVFEWPVAITTWCDGAPQVVPLKPGE; this comes from the coding sequence ATGATCCTGAGCGCGCGCGCGCTCGCCGTGCAGTACCCCCGCGCCGCCACCCCGGCGATCGCGGGGGTTTCTCTCGACCTCGCGGGGGGCGAGCTGGTGGCCATCGTGGGCCCCAACGGTAGCGGCAAGACCACGCTGCTCCGCGCCCTCCTCGGCACCCTGCCGCTCGCCGCGGGCGCCGTGACGCTGCTCGACCGCCCGCTGGCCGGGTGGACCAGCGCCGAGCTGGCCCGGGTGGTGGGGGTGGTGACCCAGCGGGAGGAGTCGCTCTTCCCGCTGACCGTGGAAGAGACCGTGAGCCTGGGCCGGTACGCGTTCCTCAGGCCGCTGGCCCCGCTGGGCGAGGCCGACCGGCGGATCGTGGCGGACGCCATGGCCCGGGCGGACGTGGCGCAGCTCGCCGCCCGGCCCACCGACCAGCTGTCCGGCGGCGAGTGGCAGCGGGTGCGGATGGCGCGGGCGCTGGCCCAGCAGCCGCGGCTGCTGGTGCTCGATGAACCCACGGCCTCGCTCGACGTCCGCCACGAGATGGAGGTCTTCGAGCTGGTGCGCCGGCTGGCCGGGCAGGGGATCGCCACGATCCTGGTGAGCCACCACCTGAACCTGGCCGCCCGCTATGCCGACCGGGTGCTGCTGCTGCACCAGGGCCGCGTGGTGGCCGATGGCCCTCCCGCCACCGTCCTGACTGGCCCGACCGTGACCCGCGTCTTCGAATGGCCCGTCGCCATCACCACCTGGTGCGACGGTGCGCCGCAGGTTGTACCACTCAAGCCCGGCGAATAG
- a CDS encoding iron ABC transporter permease has product MTGTSRWPLLLTVALLAIVTGLVFGAVRLPPAAVWAALTDAGAAGAPIVRGLRLPRVLLGFLVGGSLAVSGAVLQALIRNPLADPYLLGISGGAAIAAVLVIALGAGAAWVLPLAAFAGAMAALLLVYRLSLVQGRRLDPHILLLAGVVVSAFTGALVSAVLTLSPAAQLRNAFLWMLGGLGGASWQAVGIFAAYAVVPLAVLALRARAFDLLALGDDTARHLGVEPAALRRTAYVATGCLTAAAVATCGMIGFVGLVVPHAIRRLWGPLHVTLLPSAFLLGGSFLVLADTVARAIAPPIELPVGVVTSLVGVPLFAMLLRRTLR; this is encoded by the coding sequence ATGACCGGCACCTCGCGCTGGCCGCTCCTGCTGACGGTGGCGCTGCTGGCCATCGTCACCGGCCTGGTCTTCGGCGCCGTGCGGTTGCCGCCCGCGGCGGTCTGGGCGGCGCTCACCGATGCCGGCGCGGCCGGCGCGCCGATCGTGCGCGGGCTCCGGCTGCCGCGGGTGCTGCTCGGATTCCTGGTGGGTGGCAGCCTGGCCGTCTCCGGGGCGGTGCTGCAGGCGCTCATCCGCAACCCGCTCGCCGATCCCTACCTGCTCGGCATCTCCGGGGGGGCCGCCATCGCCGCGGTGCTGGTGATCGCCCTTGGGGCCGGGGCCGCGTGGGTGCTGCCGCTCGCCGCCTTCGCCGGGGCCATGGCCGCGCTGCTCCTGGTCTATCGGCTCAGCCTGGTGCAGGGGCGCCGGCTCGATCCGCACATCCTGCTGCTGGCGGGCGTGGTGGTGAGCGCCTTCACCGGCGCCCTGGTGAGCGCGGTGCTCACGCTCTCGCCGGCGGCGCAGCTGCGCAACGCCTTCCTGTGGATGCTCGGCGGGCTGGGCGGCGCGTCGTGGCAGGCGGTGGGGATCTTTGCGGCCTACGCGGTGGTGCCGCTCGCGGTTCTCGCCCTTCGCGCCCGGGCCTTCGACCTGCTGGCGCTGGGGGACGACACCGCCCGCCACCTGGGGGTGGAGCCGGCGGCCCTGCGTCGCACCGCCTACGTGGCCACCGGCTGCCTCACGGCCGCCGCGGTGGCCACCTGCGGCATGATCGGCTTCGTGGGACTGGTGGTGCCGCACGCCATCCGCCGGCTGTGGGGCCCGCTGCACGTGACGCTGCTCCCCTCCGCCTTCCTCCTCGGCGGGAGCTTCCTGGTGCTCGCCGACACGGTGGCACGCGCCATCGCCCCGCCGATCGAGCTGCCCGTCGGTGTGGTCACTTCGCTGGTGGGCGTGCCGCTGTTCGCGATGCTGCTCCGGCGGACCCTGCGATGA
- a CDS encoding ABC transporter substrate-binding protein: protein MKRILPLLLALLGACSAPAQRPDAGLVIVDDAGDSVRLAQPARRIVSLSPATTELVFALGAGGRLVGRTRWCDYPPAALAVPSVGDGLPPNIESVLAQAPDLVLVYRSPQNAAALERFRAAGIAAVQLGIDHLADVPRLARLLGPAVGRGAAGDSLATAFEAGVRAAAERTAALPEGRRPRVLLLAWDQPPIAIGAGSFQSEILALAGARNLFADLSAPSATVSIEAIAARDPDLVLVADSGLPAIAGRPEWAAVPAVRERRFVRLVTSVFGRPSPRAMEAVAELRAALEAPR, encoded by the coding sequence TTGAAGCGGATCCTCCCGCTTCTCCTCGCCCTCCTCGGCGCCTGCAGCGCGCCGGCCCAGCGGCCGGACGCCGGCCTCGTCATCGTCGATGACGCGGGCGACTCGGTCCGCCTCGCCCAGCCGGCGCGGCGCATCGTGTCGCTCAGCCCGGCCACGACGGAGCTGGTCTTCGCCCTCGGGGCCGGGGGCCGCCTCGTCGGCCGCACCCGCTGGTGCGACTACCCGCCGGCCGCGCTGGCCGTGCCCAGCGTGGGCGACGGCCTCCCCCCCAACATCGAGAGCGTCCTGGCCCAGGCCCCCGACCTGGTGCTGGTCTATCGCTCCCCGCAGAACGCCGCCGCCCTCGAGCGCTTCCGCGCGGCCGGCATCGCCGCCGTGCAGCTCGGCATCGATCACCTGGCCGACGTGCCCCGGCTGGCCCGGCTGCTCGGCCCGGCCGTCGGCCGGGGCGCGGCGGGTGATTCCCTCGCCACGGCCTTTGAGGCCGGGGTGCGCGCCGCCGCCGAGCGGACCGCCGCGCTCCCCGAGGGGCGCCGCCCGCGGGTGCTGCTGCTCGCGTGGGACCAGCCGCCCATCGCGATCGGCGCCGGCAGCTTTCAGAGCGAGATCCTGGCGCTGGCCGGCGCGCGCAATCTCTTCGCCGACCTCAGCGCGCCCTCCGCCACCGTGAGCATCGAGGCCATCGCGGCGCGCGATCCCGACCTGGTGCTCGTGGCCGATTCCGGCCTCCCCGCCATCGCCGGCCGGCCCGAGTGGGCCGCCGTGCCGGCGGTGCGCGAGCGCCGCTTCGTGCGGCTGGTGACGTCGGTCTTCGGCCGGCCCAGCCCCCGGGCCATGGAGGCGGTGGCGGAGCTCCGCGCCGCGCTCGAGGCGCCCCGATGA
- a CDS encoding bifunctional nuclease family protein, which yields MIEVTVAQLGLDRTTNSPVVILREKDGQRVLPIWIGPAEASAIAMELQGMKPPRPMTHDLLKTVITGLGATVQRIRISAVKDKTYLAELWLARADHVFQLDARPSDSIALALRTQAPIFTEPELLEDFAGADAPAPMAPDPADEAEKLRAWLEKMNPEDFGKFQP from the coding sequence ATGATCGAGGTCACCGTCGCCCAGCTCGGGCTCGACCGGACGACCAACTCCCCGGTGGTGATCCTGCGGGAGAAGGACGGGCAGCGGGTGCTGCCGATCTGGATCGGACCGGCCGAGGCGAGCGCCATCGCGATGGAACTGCAGGGCATGAAGCCCCCGCGCCCCATGACGCATGACCTGCTCAAGACGGTCATCACGGGGCTCGGGGCCACGGTGCAGCGGATCCGGATCAGCGCCGTGAAGGACAAGACCTACCTCGCCGAGCTCTGGCTGGCGCGCGCCGACCATGTCTTCCAGCTCGACGCGCGCCCCTCCGACAGCATCGCCCTCGCGCTGCGCACCCAGGCCCCGATCTTCACCGAGCCGGAACTGCTCGAGGACTTCGCCGGCGCCGATGCGCCCGCGCCGATGGCCCCCGATCCCGCCGACGAGGCCGAGAAGCTGCGCGCCTGGCTGGAGAAGATGAACCCCGAGGACTTCGGGAAATTCCAGCCGTGA
- a CDS encoding methionine adenosyltransferase — translation MAKAHRHVFTSESVTEGHPDKVADQISDAVLDAILRDDRAGRVACETLVTTGMAVVAGEITTTTYVHIPDVVRDTIKRIGYTDANYGIDGNTCAVLSSIDRQSPDIAQGVDTGGAGDQGMMFGYASDETRELMPVPIQLAHRLAERLAAVRKGEKGLETLEWLRPDGKSQVSVEYEGDRPVAVRTVVVSTQHAAQWKGRELSQRTIREGVIEQVIRPVLAKTGLDTRRTTFHINPTGRFVIGGPHGDAGLTGRKIIVDTYGGMARHGGGAFSGKDPSKVDRSAAYAMRWVAKNIVAAKLARRCEVQVAYAIGVRDPVSVMVDTFGTGVAPDVRIERAVREVFDLTPAGIIKALDLRKPIYSPTAAYGHFGRRPYTQGKLRFFPWEETSKVAQLQRAVG, via the coding sequence ATGGCCAAGGCTCACCGCCACGTCTTCACGTCCGAGTCCGTCACCGAAGGGCACCCCGACAAGGTCGCCGACCAGATCTCCGACGCGGTGCTCGACGCGATCCTGCGCGATGACCGGGCGGGGCGGGTGGCCTGCGAGACCCTCGTCACCACGGGCATGGCGGTGGTCGCCGGCGAGATCACGACCACCACGTACGTGCACATCCCGGACGTGGTCCGTGACACCATCAAGCGCATCGGCTACACCGACGCGAACTACGGCATCGACGGCAACACCTGTGCGGTGCTGAGCTCCATCGACCGGCAGTCGCCCGACATCGCCCAGGGCGTGGACACCGGCGGCGCGGGCGACCAGGGCATGATGTTCGGCTACGCCTCGGACGAGACCCGCGAGCTGATGCCGGTCCCGATCCAGCTGGCGCACCGGCTCGCGGAGCGGCTCGCCGCGGTCCGCAAGGGCGAGAAGGGCCTGGAGACGCTCGAGTGGCTGCGGCCCGACGGCAAGAGCCAGGTCTCGGTGGAGTACGAGGGTGACCGCCCGGTGGCGGTGCGCACGGTGGTGGTCTCCACCCAGCACGCGGCGCAGTGGAAGGGCCGGGAGCTCTCCCAGCGCACCATCCGCGAGGGCGTCATCGAGCAGGTGATCCGGCCGGTGCTCGCCAAGACCGGGCTCGACACCCGCCGCACCACCTTCCACATCAACCCGACCGGCCGCTTCGTCATCGGCGGCCCGCACGGCGACGCCGGCCTGACCGGCCGGAAGATCATCGTCGACACGTACGGCGGCATGGCCCGCCACGGCGGCGGCGCGTTCAGCGGCAAGGACCCCTCCAAGGTCGATCGCTCCGCCGCGTACGCCATGCGCTGGGTGGCCAAGAACATCGTCGCCGCCAAGCTGGCGCGACGCTGCGAGGTCCAGGTGGCCTATGCCATCGGCGTCCGCGACCCGGTCTCGGTCATGGTCGACACCTTCGGCACCGGCGTCGCGCCGGACGTGCGGATCGAGCGGGCGGTGCGCGAGGTCTTCGACCTGACGCCCGCCGGGATCATCAAGGCGCTCGACCTGCGCAAGCCGATCTACTCGCCCACCGCCGCGTACGGGCACTTCGGCCGCCGGCCCTACACCCAGGGCAAGCTGCGGTTCTTCCCGTGGGAGGAGACCAGCAAGGTGGCGCAGCTGCAGCGCGCGGTGGGATGA
- the ptsP gene encoding phosphoenolpyruvate--protein phosphotransferase — translation MTDRLLQGIGVSPGVAFGPAVIVRLDVPDVPNRFIGDDEVDSELTRLKLAVAGVAELLAALRDRVRERAGREESHIFDAQIMMAEDPDFLRQVEQCIRDGMSAETAYEFKALELRNTWSASGNALLRDRLADLSAIHNRMLHRLLGRTEEELWSLPEGSEVVIVARELSPGLTVQLDRDRVVGLLSEEGTRTSHAAILAHSLGIPAVMGAVGALDRIRQGTVLLLDGQTGTILLDPNRAEIERARAQLSRRQKLEFELEAAVTQAAITPDGVQLTVMGNVDLPDEIAAAVRLDAQGVGLLRTEFLVTGRAHLPTEDEQADYFRRVCEAFPEHPVVIRSFDLGGDKFPAAFRAPQEANPFLGWRSIRVCLDHPEIFRPQLRAVLRAAADRKIQLMLPLVTQVDEVIQAREMLLEEALKLARNGVRAAASVPVGVMIETPAAAILADQFAQHSAFFSVGTNDLVQYTLAVDRGNARLADRFTPHHPAVVRQLKGIVTAGQQAGIGVSVCGEMAADPLSVVLLIGLGYRCLSVGPPAIPLVKWVVRTVPVAVAEAAAAAALAADRPADVTAALRDAVKDRFDPRVFESLAALPRPSGPATLRS, via the coding sequence TTGACCGACCGACTGCTCCAGGGCATCGGCGTCTCGCCGGGGGTCGCCTTCGGGCCCGCGGTGATCGTGCGCCTGGACGTGCCCGACGTCCCCAATCGCTTCATCGGGGACGACGAGGTGGACTCCGAGCTCACCCGGCTCAAGCTTGCGGTGGCCGGGGTGGCGGAGCTGCTCGCGGCGCTGCGGGACCGGGTGCGGGAGCGGGCCGGGCGCGAGGAATCGCACATCTTCGACGCCCAGATCATGATGGCGGAGGATCCCGACTTCCTGCGCCAGGTGGAGCAGTGCATCCGCGACGGCATGAGCGCGGAGACTGCCTACGAGTTCAAGGCCCTCGAGCTGCGCAACACCTGGAGCGCCTCCGGCAACGCGCTGCTGCGCGACCGGCTCGCGGACCTCTCGGCCATCCACAACCGGATGCTGCACCGCCTGCTCGGCCGCACCGAGGAAGAGCTCTGGTCGCTCCCCGAGGGGTCCGAGGTGGTGATCGTGGCGCGGGAGCTCTCCCCCGGGCTCACCGTGCAGCTCGACCGCGACCGGGTGGTCGGGCTGCTGAGCGAGGAGGGCACGCGCACCTCCCACGCCGCGATCCTGGCCCACTCGCTCGGCATCCCCGCGGTGATGGGCGCGGTGGGGGCGCTCGACCGGATCCGCCAGGGCACCGTGCTCCTGCTCGACGGCCAGACCGGCACCATCCTCCTCGACCCCAACCGGGCGGAAATCGAGCGGGCGCGGGCCCAGCTGTCGCGGCGCCAGAAGCTCGAGTTCGAGCTCGAGGCCGCGGTCACCCAGGCCGCGATCACCCCGGACGGGGTGCAGCTCACGGTGATGGGCAACGTCGACCTGCCCGACGAGATCGCGGCGGCGGTGCGCCTCGACGCCCAGGGGGTCGGCCTGCTCCGGACCGAGTTCCTCGTCACCGGCCGCGCCCATCTCCCCACGGAGGACGAGCAGGCCGACTACTTCCGCCGGGTCTGCGAGGCGTTCCCGGAGCACCCGGTGGTCATCCGGTCGTTCGACCTGGGCGGTGACAAGTTCCCGGCGGCGTTCCGCGCCCCGCAGGAGGCCAACCCCTTCCTCGGCTGGCGCTCGATCCGGGTCTGCCTGGATCATCCGGAGATCTTCCGGCCGCAGCTGCGCGCGGTGCTGCGGGCCGCCGCCGACCGGAAGATCCAGCTCATGCTCCCGCTGGTGACCCAGGTGGACGAGGTGATCCAGGCCCGCGAGATGCTGCTCGAGGAGGCGCTCAAGCTGGCGCGCAACGGGGTGCGGGCCGCGGCCTCGGTGCCGGTCGGGGTGATGATCGAGACACCCGCGGCGGCGATCCTGGCCGACCAGTTCGCGCAGCACAGCGCCTTCTTCAGCGTGGGCACCAACGACCTGGTGCAGTACACCCTGGCGGTGGACCGGGGCAACGCGCGGCTGGCCGACCGCTTCACGCCGCACCACCCCGCGGTGGTGCGCCAGCTCAAGGGCATCGTCACGGCCGGGCAGCAGGCGGGGATCGGGGTCAGCGTCTGCGGCGAGATGGCCGCCGACCCGCTCTCGGTGGTGCTGCTCATCGGCCTGGGCTACCGCTGCCTGAGCGTCGGCCCGCCGGCGATCCCGCTGGTCAAGTGGGTGGTCCGCACGGTGCCCGTGGCGGTGGCCGAGGCGGCCGCGGCCGCGGCGCTCGCCGCCGACCGGCCCGCGGACGTGACGGCCGCCCTCCGGGACGCGGTGAAGGACCGCTTCGACCCGCGCGTGTTCGAGTCGCTCGCGGCGTTGCCGCGCCCGTCGGGCCCCGCTACTTTGCGCTCGTGA
- a CDS encoding HPr family phosphocarrier protein — protein MIERDATIVNQLGLHARPAAKIVKLASGFAADIEIAKDGMAVNGKSIMGVMMLAAECGSAITVRATGADEAAAVEALLALVASGFGEAI, from the coding sequence ATGATCGAGCGGGACGCGACCATCGTGAACCAGCTTGGGCTGCATGCCCGGCCGGCGGCCAAGATCGTCAAGCTCGCGAGCGGCTTCGCGGCCGACATCGAGATCGCCAAGGACGGCATGGCGGTCAACGGGAAGAGCATCATGGGCGTGATGATGCTGGCCGCCGAGTGCGGCAGCGCCATCACGGTCCGGGCCACCGGCGCCGACGAGGCCGCGGCCGTGGAGGCGCTGCTGGCGCTGGTGGCCTCGGGCTTCGGGGAGGCGATTTGA
- a CDS encoding PTS system mannose/fructose/sorbose family transporter subunit IID: MTSGFTRAYLRLLSVQGAWNFERMTGIGMGYAAEPLLEDLKAADPARHAEAAVRSAEYFNSHPYLAGLALGALVRAEYDQVPGPQIDRLRTALTGPLGSLGDQFFWAGLVPAVIGGAVVGLAAGYGWWAIAGAVLLYNAVRLATGVWALRTGLAHGMKIGAALGASWLPHALPRVGHAAGLLVGIALPLGLAVLLEGQPPRSIVIATGTMLVALLAGWRAGPHVTSVRFGLAAIGGALALAWSWP; the protein is encoded by the coding sequence ATGACCAGCGGCTTTACCCGCGCCTACCTCCGACTGCTGTCGGTGCAGGGCGCCTGGAACTTCGAGCGGATGACCGGCATCGGGATGGGGTACGCCGCCGAGCCGCTGCTGGAGGACCTCAAGGCGGCCGACCCGGCCCGGCACGCGGAGGCGGCGGTCCGGTCGGCGGAGTACTTCAACTCGCACCCGTACCTGGCGGGGCTCGCGCTGGGCGCGCTGGTGCGGGCGGAGTACGACCAGGTGCCCGGCCCGCAGATCGACCGGCTGCGCACCGCGCTCACCGGCCCGCTCGGTTCGCTGGGCGACCAATTCTTCTGGGCCGGACTGGTGCCGGCGGTGATCGGCGGGGCGGTGGTGGGGCTCGCGGCGGGCTACGGCTGGTGGGCCATCGCGGGCGCTGTGCTGCTCTACAACGCGGTGCGGCTGGCCACCGGGGTGTGGGCGCTGCGGACCGGGCTCGCCCATGGCATGAAGATCGGGGCGGCGCTGGGCGCCTCGTGGCTGCCGCACGCGCTGCCCCGGGTGGGCCACGCCGCCGGGCTGCTGGTGGGCATCGCCCTGCCGCTGGGGCTGGCGGTGCTGCTCGAGGGGCAGCCGCCCCGCTCGATCGTCATCGCCACCGGGACCATGCTGGTGGCGCTCCTCGCGGGCTGGCGCGCCGGCCCGCATGTGACCTCGGTCCGCTTCGGACTCGCCGCCATCGGCGGCGCCCTCGCCCTCGCCTGGAGCTGGCCATGA
- a CDS encoding PTS sugar transporter subunit IIC, with amino-acid sequence MSPLPPAVLAGLVGWSTVAGVDLVSFPQALLSRPLVTGAGAGLLLGEPAAGLQVGLLLELFALDVLPVGAARYPDYGPGVVGGVVVASGGALHLTLGVAGGYALLVAVLGGWSLQALRRVNGRVLQRYAAGLAAGDAATIHAVQYRGLAADITRSLVLSVVSIGGALWLRDRLPATDRLALVTAVAVGTALAAAAGGAIRSAGRDARLRWLAAGAGLGLLMAALR; translated from the coding sequence ATGAGCCCGCTTCCGCCTGCGGTCCTCGCCGGGCTCGTCGGGTGGAGCACGGTGGCGGGAGTCGACCTGGTGAGCTTCCCCCAGGCGCTGCTCTCCCGCCCGCTGGTCACCGGCGCCGGCGCCGGTCTGCTGCTGGGTGAGCCCGCCGCCGGGCTGCAGGTGGGCCTGCTGCTCGAGCTGTTCGCGCTGGACGTGCTCCCGGTGGGCGCGGCGCGCTATCCCGACTACGGCCCCGGCGTGGTGGGCGGCGTGGTGGTCGCCTCCGGCGGGGCGCTCCACCTGACCCTGGGCGTGGCCGGCGGGTACGCCCTGCTGGTGGCGGTGCTCGGCGGCTGGAGCCTGCAGGCGCTGCGCCGCGTGAACGGGCGGGTGCTGCAACGCTACGCGGCCGGGCTGGCGGCCGGCGACGCGGCCACGATCCACGCCGTGCAGTACCGGGGCCTGGCCGCGGACATCACGCGAAGCCTGGTGCTCTCGGTGGTGTCGATCGGGGGCGCGCTCTGGCTGCGCGACCGGCTGCCGGCCACCGACCGGCTGGCGCTGGTGACGGCGGTGGCCGTCGGGACCGCGCTCGCCGCCGCCGCCGGGGGCGCCATCCGCAGTGCGGGCCGCGACGCCCGGCTCCGCTGGCTCGCGGCCGGCGCCGGCCTCGGCCTGCTGATGGCGGCGCTCCGATGA
- a CDS encoding PTS sugar transporter subunit IIB, giving the protein MAIVLHRVDDRLVHGQVVIGWGRPLGATRIILVDDQVAASDWEQELYRMGVPPELELEFVPVAAVAGNAPGWAVDPRPAILLTGDVATMAAVCRAAAPVGQVNLGGLHHKAGRTQRLPYIFLSEDDYHVLEGLAAAGTSVTAQDLPTSAPVALGALR; this is encoded by the coding sequence ATGGCCATCGTGCTGCACCGGGTGGACGACCGGCTGGTTCATGGGCAGGTGGTCATCGGCTGGGGCCGCCCGCTCGGGGCCACGCGGATCATCCTCGTCGACGACCAGGTGGCCGCCAGCGACTGGGAGCAGGAGCTCTACCGGATGGGGGTCCCGCCGGAGCTCGAACTCGAGTTCGTGCCGGTGGCGGCGGTGGCCGGGAATGCGCCCGGCTGGGCAGTGGACCCGCGCCCCGCCATTCTCCTCACCGGCGACGTGGCCACGATGGCGGCGGTCTGCCGGGCGGCGGCGCCGGTGGGGCAGGTGAATCTGGGTGGCCTCCACCACAAGGCCGGGCGGACCCAGCGGCTGCCCTACATCTTCCTGTCCGAGGACGATTACCACGTCCTCGAGGGGCTCGCGGCGGCGGGGACCAGCGTGACGGCCCAGGATCTCCCCACCAGCGCGCCGGTGGCGCTGGGAGCGCTGCGATGA
- the hprK gene encoding HPr(Ser) kinase/phosphatase — MTITVRDLLSRRGDPLQLEPLTGELGLDRPLPDPEVASPGLALAGYTSRFMPRRLHVLGETEISYLRELDAPERQSRLEKFFAFELPCVFVTKALEVPAELLDLARVRGTPLIRSRLKTAEFYKRLKPIVEEAFAPRTTLHGSLADVYGVGLLFIGQSGIGKSECVLDLVERGHRLVADDIVQVSRRGSDILIGTGHELAAHHMEIRGVGLIDIPALFGVRSVRQQKRIEVVVQLEAWETAKDADRTGLQTLETTILDVNLPRVIVPLNPGKNITVISEVVAMMHLLRYSGVDVAAAFNERLIRKMKEKRGLREYLVEDYE; from the coding sequence GTGACCATCACGGTCCGGGACCTCCTCTCGCGGCGGGGCGATCCGCTCCAGCTCGAGCCGCTGACCGGCGAGCTCGGGCTGGACCGGCCGCTGCCCGATCCCGAGGTGGCGAGCCCGGGGCTGGCCCTGGCCGGCTACACCAGCCGGTTCATGCCCCGCCGGCTGCACGTGCTGGGCGAGACGGAGATCAGCTACCTGCGGGAGCTCGACGCCCCCGAGCGGCAGTCGCGGCTGGAGAAGTTCTTCGCCTTCGAGCTGCCGTGCGTGTTCGTCACCAAGGCGCTGGAGGTCCCGGCCGAGCTGCTGGACCTCGCGCGGGTGCGGGGCACCCCGCTCATCCGCAGCCGCCTCAAGACCGCGGAGTTCTACAAGCGCCTCAAGCCGATCGTGGAGGAGGCCTTCGCGCCGCGCACCACGCTGCACGGGTCGCTGGCCGACGTGTATGGCGTGGGCCTGCTCTTCATCGGGCAGTCGGGCATCGGCAAGAGCGAGTGCGTGCTCGACCTCGTCGAGCGGGGCCACCGGCTGGTGGCCGACGACATCGTGCAGGTGAGCCGGCGGGGGAGCGACATCCTCATCGGCACCGGGCATGAGCTCGCGGCGCACCACATGGAGATCCGGGGCGTGGGGCTCATCGACATCCCGGCGCTCTTCGGGGTGCGCTCGGTCCGGCAGCAGAAGCGGATCGAGGTGGTGGTCCAGCTCGAGGCCTGGGAGACCGCCAAGGACGCCGACCGCACCGGCCTGCAGACCCTCGAGACCACGATCCTCGACGTCAACCTGCCCCGCGTCATCGTTCCCCTCAATCCGGGCAAGAACATCACCGTCATCTCCGAGGTGGTGGCCATGATGCATCTGCTGCGCTACTCCGGGGTGGACGTGGCCGCCGCGTTCAACGAGCGGCTCATCCGGAAGATGAAGGAAAAGCGTGGCCTGCGGGAATACCTGGTGGAAGACTATGAGTGA
- a CDS encoding HPF/RaiA family ribosome-associated protein → MPITITARHCEISDELKQRAQAVVDRLEALASRPFDGTLVFDVAPTSSTAELRLKGGKGEPLVATGEAKDHRSALDRAEEKIRRQLEKETASRRGRGARDAV, encoded by the coding sequence ATGCCGATCACCATCACTGCCCGCCACTGCGAGATCTCCGACGAGCTGAAGCAGCGCGCCCAGGCGGTCGTGGACCGCCTCGAGGCCCTCGCCAGCCGTCCGTTCGACGGCACCCTCGTGTTCGACGTGGCGCCCACCTCGTCCACCGCGGAGCTCCGGCTCAAGGGCGGGAAGGGCGAGCCGCTGGTGGCCACCGGCGAGGCGAAGGATCACCGCTCCGCCCTGGACCGCGCGGAGGAGAAGATCCGCCGCCAGCTGGAGAAGGAAACGGCCAGCCGCCGCGGTCGCGGCGCCCGGGACGCCGTGTGA